A genomic window from Methylorubrum extorquens includes:
- a CDS encoding acyl-CoA dehydrogenase family protein, which translates to MSPHSLLSLARPPAAPRAGACDAAADAQGGFPAQAIARLRRAGHLAAPLPAALGGAGLCEPARVDALRALLTEIGRDDLAVGRLYEGHVNALALVLRYADAAVAERLARDAAEGQLFGVWNTEPAEGGLVLDGADGLDGVKTYASGAGFVTRPLVTARIADGRRLMLVLRLEPGERADLSDWRVHGMRTTATGTVDFSGLGLRDGEVIGAPDDYWRQPFFFAGAWRFLAVQLGGIEAVLETHRSHLSATGRAGDPHQQARFGQAMVAAETSRLLVARAARLAVAEAGQPERVIAYVNLARAAVEQAGLDVITLAQRSIGLAGFLESHPLERLMRDLATYLRQPAPDFALTGMAAHALAADEPLHALWPDEAAPRAVESVAEIVG; encoded by the coding sequence GTGTCGCCCCATTCGCTCCTTTCCCTCGCGCGGCCTCCCGCAGCACCCCGAGCCGGGGCGTGCGACGCGGCTGCTGATGCGCAGGGTGGCTTTCCGGCGCAGGCCATCGCCCGGCTGCGTCGGGCCGGGCATCTCGCCGCGCCCCTGCCCGCGGCGCTGGGCGGCGCCGGATTGTGCGAGCCCGCCCGTGTGGACGCGCTGCGGGCCCTGCTGACGGAGATCGGCCGCGACGACCTCGCGGTCGGGCGGCTCTACGAGGGCCACGTCAACGCGCTGGCCCTGGTGCTGCGCTACGCCGACGCTGCCGTCGCCGAGCGGCTCGCCCGCGACGCGGCGGAGGGGCAGCTCTTCGGCGTCTGGAACACCGAACCGGCGGAGGGGGGCCTCGTCCTCGACGGGGCGGACGGCCTCGACGGCGTGAAGACCTACGCCTCGGGGGCGGGCTTCGTCACCCGCCCGCTCGTGACGGCGCGGATCGCCGACGGGCGCCGGCTGATGCTGGTGCTGCGCCTCGAGCCCGGCGAACGGGCCGACCTGTCGGATTGGCGCGTCCACGGCATGCGCACGACGGCGACCGGGACCGTCGATTTCTCCGGGCTCGGCCTGCGCGACGGCGAGGTGATCGGCGCGCCGGACGACTATTGGCGCCAGCCCTTCTTCTTCGCTGGGGCGTGGCGCTTCCTCGCGGTCCAGCTCGGCGGGATCGAGGCGGTGTTGGAGACGCACCGGTCGCATCTGTCCGCCACCGGCCGGGCGGGGGACCCGCACCAGCAGGCCCGGTTCGGGCAGGCCATGGTCGCGGCGGAGACGAGCCGCCTGCTCGTCGCCCGCGCCGCCCGCCTCGCCGTCGCGGAAGCCGGCCAGCCGGAACGGGTCATCGCCTACGTCAACCTCGCCCGCGCCGCCGTCGAGCAGGCGGGCCTCGACGTGATCACCCTGGCCCAGCGCTCCATCGGGCTGGCAGGTTTCCTCGAGAGCCACCCCCTGGAGCGCCTGATGCGCGATCTCGCGACCTATCTGCGCCAGCCGGCTCCGGATTTCGCCCTGACCGGCATGGCCGCCCACGCGCTGGCGGCCGACGAGCCGCTCCACGCCCTGTGGCCCGACGAGGCCGCTCCCCGCGCCGTGGAGAGTGTGGCGGAGATCGTGGGATGA
- a CDS encoding SAM-dependent methyltransferase has product MSGRRTETLPERYFSEIYASDPDPWGFTSSAYEAEKYAATLQALPRARYDRALEVGCSIGVFTRALAPRCGTLTALDVAQAALDAAQARCAEYPQVGFVRGAVPEVWPEGRFDLIVFGEVLYFLSLEDLTRLVARVEASLEPGGDCVLVHWLGETDYPLSGDAAAEGFITGMAPFCRVLPGARKDAYRLDVLRRADRP; this is encoded by the coding sequence ATGAGCGGCCGACGGACGGAGACGCTGCCGGAACGTTACTTCTCGGAGATCTACGCCTCCGATCCCGATCCCTGGGGCTTCACCTCCAGCGCCTACGAGGCGGAGAAATACGCCGCGACGCTCCAGGCCCTGCCGCGGGCGCGCTACGACCGGGCCCTGGAGGTCGGCTGTTCCATCGGCGTCTTCACCCGGGCACTCGCCCCCCGCTGCGGAACCCTGACCGCCCTCGACGTCGCGCAGGCGGCGCTCGACGCTGCGCAGGCGCGTTGCGCGGAATACCCGCAGGTCGGCTTCGTCCGCGGCGCGGTGCCCGAGGTCTGGCCGGAGGGCCGGTTCGACCTCATCGTGTTCGGCGAGGTGCTCTACTTCCTCAGCCTGGAGGATCTCACCCGCCTCGTCGCGCGGGTGGAGGCGAGCCTGGAGCCGGGGGGCGACTGCGTCCTCGTGCACTGGCTCGGCGAGACCGATTACCCTCTCTCCGGCGACGCGGCGGCGGAGGGCTTCATCACCGGCATGGCGCCGTTCTGTCGGGTGCTGCCCGGCGCGCGCAAAGATGCCTACCGCCTCGACGTGCTGCGCCGGGCGGACAGGCCATGA
- a CDS encoding cytochrome b/b6 domain-containing protein gives MTNATTARAEKAVPRHPLWVRLTHWVNTGAFLALLVSGFAILLALPRLFWGETGANDAPAWIVLPLPVNLEQTGWGRNLHFLAAWIFVLNGALYGLLALASGRLLRRLTPDRDQLHPRHIAADIRAHLRLTGSGGAGAGRYNVLQKLAYLAVILVLAPVMLLSGMTMSPGVTAAYPELFTLFGGRQSARTIHFLSAAGLVGFLLIHVWQVLANGPLDLMRGMITRRSAWPKSELTPEEDPR, from the coding sequence ATGACGAACGCGACGACGGCCCGTGCGGAAAAGGCCGTCCCGCGCCACCCGCTCTGGGTGCGCCTGACCCATTGGGTGAACACCGGCGCCTTCCTGGCGCTCCTCGTCAGCGGCTTTGCTATCCTGCTCGCCCTGCCCCGGCTGTTCTGGGGCGAGACCGGCGCCAACGATGCCCCGGCCTGGATCGTCCTGCCGCTGCCGGTGAACCTCGAACAGACCGGCTGGGGCCGCAACCTCCACTTCCTCGCCGCCTGGATCTTCGTGCTCAACGGTGCGCTCTATGGGCTCCTCGCCCTGGCGAGCGGGCGCCTCCTGCGCCGTCTGACCCCCGACCGCGACCAGCTCCACCCCCGGCACATCGCCGCCGACATCCGCGCGCATCTGCGGCTCACCGGCTCGGGGGGCGCGGGAGCCGGCCGCTACAACGTGCTGCAAAAGCTCGCCTATCTCGCCGTCATCCTCGTGCTGGCGCCGGTGATGCTGCTCTCGGGGATGACCATGTCACCCGGCGTCACCGCGGCCTATCCGGAGCTGTTCACCCTGTTCGGCGGCCGGCAATCGGCGCGCACGATCCACTTCCTGTCGGCGGCCGGGCTCGTCGGCTTCCTCCTCATCCACGTCTGGCAGGTGCTCGCCAACGGGCCGCTCGACCTGATGCGGGGCATGATCACCCGGCGCTCCGCCTGGCCGAAATCCGAGTTGACGCCAGAGGAGGACCCGCGATGA
- a CDS encoding molybdopterin-dependent oxidoreductase, whose amino-acid sequence MSDLTRRRLMLGSSVLGLGGFLGGCELIENGPRRPGLYGLSDTLTLATQRFLLRDQPLVREFGPEAISAVFPTINTTDPDNPDYRRSKANGFSDWRLPVSGLVERPAAFTLAELRAMPARTQVTLHSCEQGWSAIGGWTGVPLAHVLASVGLKREARFIVIRSVDGWWDTYDLFDALHPQTILAYGMNGGDLPVAHGAPVRLRVERQLGYKSLKYLASIDATDRVDGLGQGRGSMVSEMGFSWYAGI is encoded by the coding sequence ATGAGCGATCTGACCCGCCGCCGGCTGATGCTCGGCTCCTCGGTGCTCGGGCTCGGCGGCTTCCTCGGCGGCTGCGAGCTGATCGAGAACGGCCCGCGCCGGCCGGGCCTCTACGGGTTGAGCGACACCCTGACGCTCGCCACCCAGCGCTTCCTCCTGCGCGACCAGCCGCTGGTGCGGGAGTTCGGGCCGGAGGCGATCTCGGCGGTGTTTCCCACCATCAACACCACCGACCCGGACAACCCCGATTACCGCCGTTCGAAGGCGAACGGGTTCTCCGACTGGCGCCTGCCGGTGAGCGGCCTCGTGGAGCGGCCCGCCGCCTTCACGCTGGCCGAACTGAGGGCGATGCCGGCCCGCACGCAGGTGACGCTGCATAGTTGCGAGCAGGGCTGGTCGGCCATCGGCGGCTGGACCGGGGTGCCGCTCGCGCATGTTCTGGCGAGCGTCGGGCTGAAGCGCGAGGCGCGCTTCATCGTGATCCGCAGCGTGGACGGCTGGTGGGACACCTACGACCTGTTCGACGCCCTGCACCCGCAGACGATCCTGGCCTACGGCATGAACGGCGGCGACCTGCCCGTGGCCCACGGCGCGCCGGTCCGCCTGCGGGTCGAGCGCCAGCTCGGCTACAAGTCGCTGAAATACCTCGCCAGCATCGACGCCACCGACCGGGTGGACGGCCTCGGCCAGGGCCGGGGCAGCATGGTCTCGGAGATGGGGTTTTCCTGGTACGCGGGGATCTGA
- a CDS encoding ABC transporter ATP-binding protein yields the protein MILEIRDLAFGYGARAVGSGVSLTLQGNEALCLLGPNGGGKTTLFKTMLGLLRPLAGRVLLDGIDLATLPRREIAKKIAYVPQAHAAFFPFTVREVVLMGRASRLPAFASPGPADHAAAERALLTLGIGHLGERIYTEISGGERQLALIARALAGEPRLLVMDEPTASLDFGNQARVLAQVRRLSQSGIAVVLSTHDPGHAFLCADRVALLHGGRLVALGPPSETVTPEHLRLLYGVEVAVVPLPGQGRTVCTPLIG from the coding sequence ATGATCCTGGAGATCCGAGACCTCGCCTTCGGCTACGGCGCCCGCGCGGTCGGCTCCGGCGTCAGCCTGACGCTTCAGGGCAACGAGGCGCTCTGCCTGCTCGGGCCGAACGGCGGCGGCAAGACCACGCTGTTCAAGACGATGCTCGGGCTGCTGCGCCCGCTCGCCGGCCGCGTGCTGCTCGACGGCATCGACCTCGCCACCCTGCCGCGTCGCGAAATCGCGAAGAAAATCGCCTACGTGCCGCAGGCGCACGCCGCCTTCTTCCCCTTCACCGTCCGCGAGGTGGTGCTGATGGGCCGCGCGAGCCGGCTTCCCGCCTTCGCCAGCCCCGGCCCGGCCGACCACGCGGCAGCCGAGCGGGCGCTTCTCACCCTCGGCATCGGCCACTTGGGCGAGCGGATCTACACCGAGATCAGCGGCGGGGAGCGTCAGCTCGCGCTGATCGCCCGCGCCTTGGCCGGCGAGCCGCGGCTCCTGGTGATGGACGAGCCGACGGCCAGCCTCGATTTCGGTAACCAGGCACGGGTGCTGGCCCAGGTGCGGCGCCTGTCGCAGAGCGGCATCGCCGTGGTGCTCTCGACGCATGACCCCGGCCACGCCTTCCTCTGCGCCGACCGGGTCGCGCTGCTGCATGGCGGGCGCCTCGTCGCGCTGGGCCCGCCTTCGGAGACGGTGACGCCGGAGCATCTCCGCCTGCTCTACGGGGTCGAGGTCGCGGTGGTGCCGCTGCCAGGGCAGGGGCGGACGGTGTGCACGCCGCTGATCGGTTGA
- a CDS encoding FecCD family ABC transporter permease, which yields MSEAASPAASTPSARRRFLPLAALAPLALILLVLVSLGIGRYPVPLADVFGVLVAKLFGQATSLDPAAQTVVLNVRLPRVFGALVVGAGLAAAGATYQGLFRNPLVSPDILGVSAGASLGAVLGIVLALPVAAIQGLAFVGGLAAVGAVYAVGLAVRRHDPVLTLVLAGVAVGALLGAGISLLKVLADPYNQLPAITFWLLGSLASVTSGDIAAILPAMALGLAPLVLLRWRVNLMSLGDEEARALGLETRRLRPLLVAGATLVTAAAVSVTGVIGWIGLIVPHVARLLVGPDFRRLLPASMLLGAGYLTAVDLLARTVATIEVPLGILTALVGAPFFLWLLAAGKRGWA from the coding sequence GTGAGCGAGGCCGCGAGCCCCGCCGCATCGACGCCATCCGCACGGCGGCGATTCCTCCCACTGGCGGCCCTGGCGCCGCTCGCTCTGATCCTCCTCGTGCTCGTCTCCCTCGGCATCGGCCGCTACCCGGTGCCGCTCGCCGACGTTTTCGGGGTGCTCGTCGCCAAGCTCTTCGGCCAGGCAACCTCCCTCGATCCCGCCGCGCAGACCGTGGTGCTGAACGTGCGCCTGCCGCGGGTGTTCGGGGCGCTCGTGGTCGGGGCCGGGCTCGCGGCGGCGGGGGCGACCTATCAGGGGCTGTTTCGCAATCCCCTCGTCTCGCCGGACATCCTCGGGGTTTCGGCCGGGGCGAGCCTCGGCGCGGTGCTCGGCATCGTGTTGGCCCTGCCGGTGGCGGCGATCCAGGGGCTCGCCTTCGTCGGCGGGCTCGCCGCGGTCGGCGCCGTCTACGCCGTCGGGCTGGCGGTGCGCCGGCACGATCCGGTGCTCACCCTCGTGCTCGCGGGCGTCGCCGTGGGTGCCCTGCTCGGGGCCGGGATCTCGCTGCTCAAGGTGCTCGCCGACCCCTACAACCAGCTCCCCGCCATCACCTTCTGGCTCCTCGGCAGTCTCGCCTCGGTCACCTCCGGCGACATCGCCGCGATCCTGCCGGCGATGGCCCTCGGCCTCGCGCCCCTGGTGCTGCTGCGCTGGCGCGTGAACCTGATGAGCCTCGGCGACGAGGAGGCCCGCGCCCTCGGGCTGGAGACACGCCGGCTGCGCCCGCTCCTGGTGGCGGGCGCGACGCTGGTGACCGCCGCCGCGGTCTCGGTGACGGGAGTGATCGGCTGGATCGGGCTGATCGTGCCGCACGTCGCCCGCCTGCTGGTCGGGCCGGATTTCCGCCGCCTGCTGCCGGCCTCGATGCTGCTCGGGGCGGGGTACCTCACCGCGGTCGATCTCCTGGCCCGCACGGTGGCGACCATCGAGGTGCCGCTCGGCATCCTCACGGCGCTCGTCGGGGCGCCGTTCTTCCTATGGTTGCTGGCCGCGGGAAAGCGGGGCTGGGCATGA
- a CDS encoding iron ABC transporter substrate-binding protein has protein sequence MPLLRCLLALALLWPALLWSCLAAARPFTDAAGRRVEVPDRALRVLAAGPPAAVLLSTLAPDRMIGWPRAPSPEEREFLSPALRDLPATGRLTGRGGSANVETVLALKPDLIVDVGSTAATYASLADRVQAQTGIPYVLLDGSFKATPETYRTLGALIGAPEEGETLAGESEKILKGVAAAVAAVPEDKRPRVYYGRGPRGLETGLSGSINTEIIEAAGGRNVAGAGAGGLAAVSPEQVLVWNPDVIIALDPDFPKLAAADPLWNGLKAVREGRVHAVPTLPFGWVDAPPGVNRLIGLRWLAGLFFPEQFPQTLGDAVRDFYKRFYRVELTPEQLDRLLRDAAGPGPTR, from the coding sequence ATGCCGTTGCTCCGCTGCCTTCTCGCGCTCGCCCTCCTGTGGCCGGCCCTGTTGTGGTCCTGCCTCGCGGCGGCCCGGCCCTTCACCGACGCCGCCGGGCGCCGGGTCGAGGTGCCGGATCGAGCGCTCCGGGTGCTCGCCGCCGGCCCGCCCGCGGCGGTGCTGCTCTCCACCCTGGCGCCCGACCGGATGATCGGCTGGCCGCGGGCGCCGAGCCCGGAGGAGCGCGAATTCCTTAGCCCCGCGCTGCGCGACCTGCCCGCCACCGGGCGGCTGACGGGGCGGGGCGGCAGCGCCAATGTCGAGACGGTGCTGGCGCTCAAGCCCGACCTCATCGTCGATGTCGGCAGCACGGCGGCGACCTACGCCTCCCTGGCCGACCGGGTGCAGGCGCAGACCGGCATTCCCTACGTGCTGCTCGATGGGAGCTTCAAGGCGACGCCCGAGACCTACCGCACCCTCGGGGCCTTGATCGGCGCACCGGAAGAAGGCGAAACGCTCGCCGGCGAGTCCGAAAAAATCCTGAAGGGGGTGGCCGCAGCGGTGGCCGCGGTGCCGGAAGACAAGCGCCCGCGGGTCTATTACGGCCGCGGCCCCCGCGGGTTGGAGACGGGCCTGTCCGGCTCGATCAACACCGAGATCATCGAGGCGGCGGGCGGGCGCAACGTGGCCGGCGCCGGAGCCGGCGGGCTCGCCGCGGTCTCGCCCGAGCAGGTGCTGGTCTGGAATCCGGACGTGATCATCGCCCTCGATCCCGATTTTCCCAAGCTCGCCGCCGCCGATCCGCTCTGGAACGGGCTGAAGGCGGTGCGCGAGGGCCGCGTCCACGCGGTGCCGACGCTGCCCTTCGGCTGGGTCGATGCCCCGCCCGGGGTCAACCGCCTGATCGGCCTGCGCTGGCTCGCCGGCCTGTTCTTCCCGGAGCAATTCCCGCAGACGCTCGGCGACGCCGTGCGCGACTTCTACAAGCGCTTCTACCGGGTCGAGCTCACGCCCGAGCAGCTCGACCGCCTCCTGCGCGACGCCGCCGGACCGGGGCCGACCCGGTGA
- a CDS encoding alpha/beta fold hydrolase: protein MPDPAVSHHHIDLRGLRLHVAEAGPADGAPTILLHGFPEFWFGWRHQIEPLAGSGLRLLIPDQRGYGLSDRPRGIAAYHLDRLAEDVIALADACGLARFNLVGHDWGGLVAFWVASFHPERVERLAALNAFHPGVFGPYLRRHPGQALRSAYAGFFQLPLLPERLLTAREGRLLRALMRRSSEPGTFPEADLDVYAREWLRPGAITAMLNWYRALAQLPRERHPPKVTAPTLILWGERDQALQTGLAEASLHLCERGRLQRFPRATHWVQHDAPEAVNAALIDFLRQP, encoded by the coding sequence ATGCCCGATCCGGCCGTCAGCCATCACCACATCGACCTCCGCGGTCTGCGCCTGCACGTCGCCGAGGCGGGGCCGGCGGACGGCGCGCCGACGATCCTGCTGCACGGCTTTCCCGAATTCTGGTTCGGCTGGCGGCACCAGATCGAACCGCTCGCGGGAAGCGGCCTGCGCCTCCTCATCCCCGATCAGCGCGGCTACGGCCTCAGCGACCGGCCCAGGGGCATCGCCGCCTACCACCTCGACCGGCTCGCCGAGGACGTGATCGCGCTCGCCGATGCCTGCGGGCTCGCGCGGTTCAACCTCGTCGGGCACGATTGGGGCGGGCTCGTCGCGTTCTGGGTCGCGAGCTTCCACCCCGAGCGGGTCGAGCGGCTCGCTGCGCTGAACGCCTTCCATCCGGGCGTGTTCGGCCCCTATCTCCGGCGCCATCCGGGGCAGGCCCTGCGCAGCGCCTATGCCGGCTTCTTCCAGCTTCCCCTGCTGCCCGAGCGACTGCTGACGGCGCGGGAGGGGCGCCTCCTGCGGGCGCTGATGCGCCGGTCGAGCGAGCCCGGCACTTTCCCCGAGGCCGACCTCGACGTCTACGCGCGCGAATGGCTGCGCCCCGGCGCGATCACCGCGATGCTGAACTGGTATCGGGCGCTCGCTCAACTGCCCCGCGAGCGGCACCCGCCGAAGGTCACGGCGCCGACCCTGATCCTGTGGGGCGAGCGCGATCAGGCGCTCCAGACCGGCCTCGCCGAGGCGAGCCTGCACCTGTGCGAGCGAGGCCGCCTGCAGCGTTTTCCGCGAGCGACCCATTGGGTGCAGCATGACGCGCCGGAGGCGGTCAACGCGGCGTTGATCGACTTCCTGCGGCAGCCGTAA
- a CDS encoding PepSY-associated TM helix domain-containing protein — protein MAWLHTWSGLVIGWLMYAVFVTGTASYYKAEISHWMRPEIRVQAPVDPGSAAELAIAAFRLHAPEAKQWFVRLPNASDSTIGLQWRGKGGTRESLILDSTTGIPVPVRETLGGEFLYRFHYELHMPPLWGRWIVGSATTILIVALISGVVTHRRILADFFTFRPRKGGRRAWLDAHNVFGVLALPYHLVIAYSGLVLLSLTMMPWGVVAAYRGDVPRFAVDLGLTAMPARPATDRPAELAPIAPMIAAARQRSSSKPEHLVIDKPRDANATVTILMEQPRGLAHRHPQIAFDGVSGAVLAESAHPQPAAQTYFVLNGLHTADFAAPLLRSLYALCGFMGAAMIASGLILWTNARAPSRDRGPSRTVQIVRHLNIGVIVGLPFAIAAFFVANRLLPLDLADRATSEVRIFFGAWILLLLLSVVLQRGPAWRTAIYVTGLLYLMIPVVDFFAVSRTEHIIYGFGGPMAAIGLACFCVGYKVRRN, from the coding sequence ATGGCGTGGCTGCATACGTGGTCCGGTCTCGTGATTGGCTGGCTGATGTATGCCGTCTTCGTCACCGGCACGGCGAGCTACTACAAGGCCGAGATCTCCCACTGGATGCGCCCCGAAATACGGGTGCAGGCGCCAGTCGATCCGGGCTCCGCCGCCGAGCTGGCCATTGCCGCGTTTCGCCTGCACGCACCCGAGGCCAAGCAATGGTTCGTCCGGCTGCCAAACGCCTCGGACAGCACGATCGGCCTGCAATGGCGTGGGAAGGGCGGGACGCGCGAGAGCCTGATTCTCGACTCGACCACCGGCATCCCGGTCCCGGTGCGCGAGACGTTGGGGGGCGAGTTCCTCTACCGTTTCCACTACGAACTGCACATGCCCCCGCTCTGGGGACGCTGGATCGTCGGCAGCGCCACGACGATCCTGATCGTCGCTCTCATCAGCGGCGTCGTCACCCATCGCCGGATCCTGGCGGACTTCTTCACCTTCCGGCCCCGAAAGGGCGGCCGCCGGGCCTGGCTCGATGCGCACAACGTGTTCGGCGTCCTGGCGCTGCCCTATCACCTCGTCATCGCCTATAGCGGACTCGTACTTCTCTCCCTGACCATGATGCCCTGGGGCGTGGTCGCGGCCTATCGCGGGGATGTGCCGCGCTTCGCTGTCGATCTCGGCCTCACGGCGATGCCGGCACGGCCTGCCACGGATCGCCCAGCCGAACTCGCTCCGATCGCCCCAATGATCGCGGCTGCCCGTCAGCGTTCGAGTTCGAAGCCCGAGCATCTCGTCATCGATAAGCCGCGGGACGCCAACGCCACGGTCACGATCCTGATGGAACAACCGCGTGGGCTGGCGCATCGCCATCCGCAGATCGCCTTCGATGGCGTGAGCGGAGCCGTGCTCGCGGAGTCGGCGCATCCGCAGCCTGCCGCACAGACCTATTTCGTACTGAACGGGCTGCATACCGCAGACTTCGCAGCCCCCCTCCTGCGAAGTCTCTATGCCTTGTGCGGATTCATGGGAGCGGCCATGATCGCGTCGGGTTTGATCCTCTGGACGAACGCGCGTGCACCCTCGCGAGATCGGGGTCCATCCAGAACCGTACAGATCGTCCGCCATCTCAACATCGGCGTCATCGTCGGCCTTCCGTTCGCGATTGCGGCCTTCTTCGTCGCCAATCGTCTGCTCCCGCTCGACCTCGCCGATCGCGCGACTTCGGAGGTACGGATTTTCTTCGGCGCCTGGATCCTGCTCTTACTTCTGTCCGTCGTTCTCCAGCGCGGGCCAGCTTGGCGAACTGCGATCTATGTGACGGGTCTGCTCTACCTGATGATCCCAGTCGTCGACTTCTTTGCTGTCAGCAGAACGGAACACATAATCTATGGATTCGGCGGCCCGATGGCCGCGATCGGATTAGCGTGTTTTTGCGTTGGCTACAAAGTACGGAGAAATTGA
- a CDS encoding RNA polymerase sigma factor, translating into MQTGDLRFVSYLDCRESAVMPASGAQAEDRAFGSNADQSLDQLLRRYYGELNALAFARLRNRDAAADLVQDAIVRFLAAGRNGGHDFGRFESPRYFLRAIVANLAIDAARRNRRRGLPVPLEDIMDIADQAPLADRAVAARQEYALLRAALDGMPARWQQALLLNRIEGWSHARIGQHLGISSTMVGKDILAALRRCLGALASSS; encoded by the coding sequence ATGCAAACCGGCGATCTGCGCTTCGTCTCCTATCTTGATTGTCGGGAGAGCGCCGTCATGCCCGCATCTGGCGCGCAGGCCGAAGATCGTGCGTTTGGGTCCAATGCCGATCAATCGCTGGACCAGCTGCTGCGCCGTTACTACGGCGAACTGAATGCGCTGGCCTTCGCTCGGCTGCGCAACCGTGACGCGGCTGCCGATCTGGTTCAGGATGCGATCGTTCGCTTCCTCGCGGCCGGCCGGAACGGAGGGCATGACTTCGGGCGGTTCGAAAGCCCTCGCTATTTTCTTCGAGCGATCGTCGCCAATCTCGCCATCGACGCGGCGCGGCGGAATCGACGGCGCGGGCTTCCGGTTCCGCTCGAAGATATAATGGACATCGCCGATCAGGCCCCGCTCGCGGACCGTGCCGTCGCCGCGCGCCAGGAATACGCGCTGCTGCGGGCAGCTTTGGACGGTATGCCCGCGCGCTGGCAGCAGGCGCTCCTGCTCAACCGTATCGAGGGATGGAGCCACGCCCGGATCGGGCAGCATCTCGGCATCTCCTCGACCATGGTAGGCAAGGACATCCTCGCCGCGCTCCGGCGCTGTCTTGGAGCGCTCGCGTCGTCCAGCTGA
- a CDS encoding FecR family protein, with product MTSHASDDAATPDDILDPLTEQALEWQVRLHSGEDRAAVERAFELWKNADPSHRQAADRAAELWRLLGGALPRRGRGPPKSAIVLLICALATGGLLAGGAFGPPRSWLADARTSVGERREMALSDGTQVDLDSGTSFDITFTADRRQLRLYTGRIHVAVQPDKTRPFEVIADGGSARALGTAFDVDREGGRTSVLVTESVVRVRAMAEQDAEAVDLLAGQEVSYAEEKIGQIRQVDLRARTAWRQGHLVFDGQPLGEVATVLTRYRRGRILVTDRSLEALRLTGTFSTADSDRMLDAIEVALPVRILRLPLLTLIRPDPARIGKAGAGRSIP from the coding sequence ATGACCTCGCATGCATCGGACGACGCAGCCACACCCGATGACATCCTCGATCCGCTCACGGAGCAGGCCCTCGAATGGCAGGTGCGCCTGCATTCGGGTGAAGATCGTGCAGCGGTTGAGCGAGCCTTCGAGCTTTGGAAGAACGCGGATCCGTCTCATCGCCAAGCCGCCGACCGGGCGGCCGAGCTTTGGCGTCTGCTCGGTGGCGCTTTGCCCAGGCGCGGGCGCGGCCCGCCCAAAAGCGCGATCGTCCTCCTGATCTGCGCCCTCGCCACCGGCGGGCTCCTCGCGGGCGGCGCCTTCGGGCCGCCCCGTTCCTGGCTTGCCGACGCACGTACTTCCGTCGGCGAGCGGCGGGAGATGGCGCTCTCCGATGGCACGCAGGTCGATCTCGACAGCGGCACGAGCTTCGACATCACGTTCACGGCCGACCGGCGGCAGCTGCGACTGTATACGGGGCGCATCCACGTGGCCGTGCAGCCGGACAAGACGCGCCCCTTCGAAGTGATCGCGGACGGCGGCAGTGCACGCGCCCTCGGAACAGCCTTCGACGTCGATCGCGAGGGAGGACGCACCAGTGTCCTCGTCACCGAGAGCGTCGTCCGGGTGCGGGCTATGGCCGAGCAGGACGCTGAGGCGGTCGACCTCCTCGCCGGCCAGGAGGTGAGCTACGCGGAAGAGAAGATCGGCCAGATCCGGCAGGTCGATCTGCGTGCTCGGACCGCGTGGCGGCAGGGGCATCTGGTCTTCGATGGCCAGCCCCTCGGCGAGGTTGCGACGGTGCTGACCCGCTATCGCCGCGGCCGCATCCTGGTGACGGACCGGAGCCTGGAGGCACTGCGCCTCACCGGCACCTTCTCGACGGCCGACAGCGACAGAATGCTCGATGCCATCGAGGTCGCCTTGCCGGTCCGGATCCTCCGGTTGCCGCTCCTGACGCTGATCCGCCCGGATCCGGCCCGCATCGGGAAGGCAGGAGCGGGACGATCCATTCCGTGA